The DNA segment atattacaaatatgctactttatcctaaatggactgcagtagaattgagtataaaattttttagccttttcttaaacaaatttcgattattaatagtttttaaaaaattgggtaaggtgtccacaatcttggtccgtaagagttaatgccattaaacaatgGATTCgtttttgcgttaataggtataatgttttcacggtttctagtggggtaattatggaccaaaaaattctgtcaaatggttcttaaaagccctttgttttgcttttcaaacataatcaagagcgagtccatcgtttattttttaaaaaatataacaattgcttaggtttttttttttttaattatcaaacaGATTCCACCTAAATATGTGGCGCATGAAAGTTCATGCCAAAAGAGAATTCTTTGGTGTAAACGAAGATTAACAGTCACTAGTTTCAAACTAAAGCAACCGTGCTTCGCAAAtctgcatttctaattttacgaAACATAACCGTAAGGGTGAGTCATTATCAacgatttaggggggggggataatcttaaaactagaccattgtcaaattttattcgcttacttaccgtgaaaagattttgaaatctgatgtataataaacaaaaggcaaacaaaaaggcactttgcattttaaagtattctttcgaaagaatatttttaaaagaaaaaaataagccaaaaataaaattaataaaatgcgtaaacacaaaagaaaaaaaaaagttgattatgacatatcaagaaatgtatctgcCAATTTGTTTGGCTATGAGATAACTCCTCGGATCCCGAAACGCCGTGGAATTAAAAGTTGCGGATCCCCGTTGCTGTGGAGGAAAAATCTCAATAAGTACGGGAAACCGCAAATGCCGTGGGAAACGGAGATGCAAGCCTCTTTTGCCGTAGGGAAAAAGAACTCCAGTCTGACTGAAGCGATTCCTTTCCCGCGTCACGAGTAGTTCTCGGAACGCTGGAAAACGAGACAAAATACTCACTCGATACAATGGTGGTAAGAGCAAATGGgaggaaccgactattttctcggttgtTCTCGCTTTTCGTGAGGGAGAAAACGTCGTCACCAGAATGGAACGTTACTTACGTTGTAGGGCCCCAGTAGAGGTACTGGGCTCCGTTGTCTTGTCCTCTCAGAGCTTAAACTTGTGGCGAAATggcaactcattgaaatggaGGAGACAAACTGAGACATTGCACAGGCATAAATCATGAAAAACTACAAGAGATGCAGAATGAAAACAGCTGGATCCAACTAAATAATAGTTTACTGAGATATCGCTACTGACAGATGCAGACTGAAAAAACAATCtcacaaaacataaatgtgaaaaagaagccaagtttggttgaaatgaggtgcggggAAGACGGTGTCACCgccaaaaaagttcagatctaaacagttaccaagttccatagcagttcctcatagaagttggattttcccatgttcttcaattcatttagaaaagaattttttacttgcttcgataatgaattttaaacttgttgcaagatttttccttttttttttgttcaaacttgccaagttttaaatcgaatatcaaagaaagtaaaaaaaaaaaaaaaattctaaataaattgAAGGACAggggaaaatccaacttctatgaggaattgctatgataaaattttgtttttgttttcaggtaaaaatttctcctattgattattatttggtgatttttcatctttctttctttctttctttttctttttcttttttttttttttgtaccgtcagcagaagataatcaggaaagttgcgtttaatttattcgggaattttttattagacgttttctttctttaagaatagtTGTTAGGAtgggaaattttagttttttccccCTCTCATTGAAGCCTGTTTGTTGAACAtgggtcacttgacataacttttattttcaaggtagaccgtgcaaataaaaaaattagtaagtgaaataaaatattaatgattaaataaacaaatttatacatatatctaatcatttttttttttttgtaaaatactgcCTAATAACGTAAAAAATATCATCTTTGGTTTTTCTGTTCTGGACACAACAAGGCTACAGAAAGCTAATCTTATGCCCCAAATAACAACtggcaaaaaaaattctttaacagtcaTAAATTTGAGCTAAAGCATATACGGGACATGCAAACAAAAATTGGATGTCGGCAAAAAAGTATTGTCCAGTCAAATTCATTCATGCAGCGACAATGCAAATCATACTATTGGAAATTGGTTCATGTGTGAGATACCGCATGAATTTCGGACCGAATCAAAGCTACATAAAACTATCTATGTATATAAAGAACGTAAGttcttgttaaaaatattactggTGGTTATAAAGCGAATTTGAAAAGTATCGTatttaggaaaaatttaaaacagtgcTCCTCAGTATAAAACGTTTAGTTACTGTCTCAACTCGAGAATCTGATTTTATTTGTCTTGaattttatttgtcttttttttttctttttgtgttcttccattattattatttttttaatcatctgaGTCATTCGATGTCAATTCAATGGGCAAAAAGAATTTTTGCCTTCacagtttgagattttttttttttttttttgaaataaagcgCAGGTGTTCTATTGGTATAAACTTGGAAAATTATGAAGCATTTCCAAGGTACGCGTATCCAATCTTGATATTCAGGGAACAAATTTCGTCAAAAGGGACCAAAGCCAGAGTTATTTGaactagttaaaaatattttcaaataaagctAGCGATACCAGATAGGTCTCATTTTACTGCAGTTTTCTTTTGAGGTGCAACACTAGGTtgcactattaaaaaaagaaatcactatGAAATAACAATAATGGTAAGATAACACACACCAAGTTAGCCTGCTTCCCTTCTATTCACTACGGAAACGGCTGGTGACGCATGCGCAAGGACTCTATTTATTTTCTCGccaaattgatgattaaagtagTCCATTGGCGATTAAAGTCTAGTCCAGCAGATTTTAGAAAATAGGAAAACTTCTGTTGCGAAGGAGAGACTTATGTTGATAGTTCTGACAATTTTCTTCGCGCATTTGTGATGAATGTAATACTCTGATTGTTTTCTTTCAGGGTAGcgtcaagaataaaaaaattgcaaaactcttttcttttttacttttgcttACACTTGGAACAAAATAAACGCGTTTTTTGAGGGAAAGCAGAACTGATTTGCATCCAGACATGAGTTTTCTTTCTCATCCTTTCAATTATAAGCTTCAGTCTTCTAATCCGGATTTATACTCGTAAACTTACGAGTTAATGTCATTTTCTTCtagacttattttattttgagtaagGTCTAACTTCTTGCAAAAGCTTGACGCCTTTTTGTAGCCTACAAAGATGTGAAAAAATGGATAGATTAACAGTAATATCTGGAGCTTTATTCCTTGCTGCGAATGTATTTGCTGCCATAAGCTTGGCTCTGCCAGATTGGATTGTGTCTGATGTGGGCGGAAATACCAGACTCGGACTTCTCAGAAACTGCATGACAATTTACGGTAGACAGCAACTATGTTTTTCACCGAATTTACAACCCGAATGGATGCTGTCCTTAATATGCATAATGATTGACTGCATTTGTGTCTCAACCACTGTTGCTTTGCTTCTGCTGTCTCATTGGAATGATCAAGTTGTGCCGTATGCAAGATGGATGGGGTTTTCTGCGATGGTGTTGTTTTGCCTCGCAGCTGTCATATTTCCCATGGGATTCACAATGGAAGAAATCGGAGGAGAAGCGTATCAACTGCCCAGCAGTCATCAAGTTGGATTGTCATATATATTCTTCGTGCTGGCTCTGTGGATAACTGTTATTTCTGAATTATTTGCTGGCAAAGCGTGTATGCCTCACTTTTAGACATAGTGCATAAAAATCTGTATCAAGTGCTCTGTCCATTTGCACGGTTGTGAAATTTTTACGTCTATAATTGCACCTTTCCCCCCGAATTTTAAACTGTAAGCTTATGATTATCGTATATTGCAATGCAAAGAACCATTGTGTTTCATAATATCAagtaactttacaaaaaaaatttcacttgaaaaataatgatttgaacgTGTTGCGAGTGCGACCATTTGGCTTTGCCCGTAACATGTCCAAATAATTACTCATTaactgcaaaaaaatgtttttaaaagttatgcagttaaaacctgtaaagttgaacacctgtctaagttgacctttGCTCTAGTTAAGTACTAAAGTAATGCACCACAaatagtcaacttacacaggtttcactgtactacatGTTATACTTAAGGGTTCCTTATAttcaaatgtattaaaatttagaGCTCAAGTTTAAATTTCTGGGAGGTAAATGCTTTAAATGTCTTATTTGTgttaacatttaacaaaatatGTAATTAGGAATTAAATGTACTGTTGCTTACTAACTTCAAATGatgattttaatgttaataatttttttcctcagAGAATTTTCTCCCCTTTTCGCACCTTAACGAAAGCAAATTCGCaatacgttaccttgcggtgatttacgaAATTgacgaaaaaggtaaagcatTGCGTTTCACGTGTACCATTTTGAGCAATACAAGAAATTTGTGCTGTGTATTTTCTAATATTTGTGTGATttatcatttggaatcgtcattcgcaacagcgtaaAATCAGCTGCTAAAAAAcagtgagtacacattttatttatcttgttctgtgtgaatttaaataaatattagtttttcatttcgataaaaaaaaaaaaaaaagaaaaaaaaaagcggacttaataGCAAGTATAACAAGCTCTGGATACTGGGGCCATGCTGAAAAACTACTTCTTGTAATACCTTAACCTAATtccaaataattgatttaaataaccttattACTAAAGCATCTAATTCAAATGGACAGTATGccttcttgaaaatatttatcgcaattAATTA comes from the Uloborus diversus isolate 005 unplaced genomic scaffold, Udiv.v.3.1 scaffold_359, whole genome shotgun sequence genome and includes:
- the LOC129233363 gene encoding uncharacterized protein C16orf52 homolog A-like encodes the protein MDRLTVISGALFLAANVFAAISLALPDWIVSDVGGNTRLGLLRNCMTIYGRQQLCFSPNLQPEWMLSLICIMIDCICVSTTVALLLLSHWNDQVVPYARWMGFSAMVLFCLAAVIFPMGFTMEEIGGEAYQLPSSHQVGLSYIFFVLALWITVISELFAGKACMPHF